The Clostridium septicum genome contains a region encoding:
- a CDS encoding calcium/sodium antiporter — MNYIILIIGFVLLIKGADIFVDGAATIAKKLGIPAVIVGLTIVSLGTSAPELAISLISSIQGNNGITIGNVLGSNIFNTLMVLGVTAIIMPILIKKTTIIKDYIINVLISILLLILTFAPTLFSGEAIITRLDGIIFLIVCIAYIIYLIISAKRTNKNNEDKEEGKNINVISCILKVIIGVAGVIIGGKLVVDAATNIAYSFGMSEKLVGLTIVAVGTSLPELVTSMVAAIKGENDIAIGNVLGSNIFNILLILGMSAIINPIPVAINLSIDMIFLIIISIILGIFMFYGKDKETKLSKFEGIILVTMYIGYVIYIVMRN, encoded by the coding sequence ATGAATTACATTATATTGATAATTGGGTTTGTTTTGTTAATTAAAGGAGCTGATATTTTTGTAGATGGTGCAGCTACAATAGCTAAGAAGTTAGGAATACCAGCAGTTATAGTTGGACTAACTATAGTTTCCTTAGGAACTAGTGCTCCAGAATTAGCAATTAGTCTAATTTCATCTATACAAGGAAATAATGGAATAACAATAGGTAATGTTTTAGGGTCTAATATTTTTAATACTTTAATGGTTCTTGGAGTAACGGCAATAATAATGCCTATATTAATAAAGAAAACAACAATAATAAAAGACTACATAATTAATGTTTTGATATCTATATTATTACTAATTTTAACCTTTGCTCCTACTTTATTTAGTGGAGAAGCTATAATAACAAGACTTGATGGAATTATATTTTTAATAGTATGTATAGCATATATAATTTATCTTATTATTTCAGCTAAAAGAACAAATAAAAATAATGAGGATAAAGAAGAAGGAAAAAATATAAATGTAATTTCATGCATATTAAAAGTAATTATTGGAGTAGCTGGAGTTATAATAGGTGGTAAATTAGTAGTAGATGCTGCTACTAATATAGCATACTCTTTTGGGATGAGCGAGAAATTAGTAGGATTAACTATAGTTGCAGTTGGAACATCACTTCCAGAATTAGTAACCTCTATGGTAGCAGCTATTAAAGGTGAAAATGATATAGCTATAGGAAATGTACTTGGTTCTAATATATTTAATATATTATTAATACTAGGTATGTCAGCTATAATTAATCCTATTCCAGTAGCAATTAATTTAAGTATAGATATGATATTTTTAATTATTATAAGTATTATATTAGGTATATTCATGTTTTATGGAAAAGATAAGGAAACTAAATTAAGCAAATTTGAAGGTATAATTTTAGTCACCATGTATATAGGTTATGTAATATACATAGTTATGAGAAATTAG
- a CDS encoding cell shape-determining protein, which yields MDNIREFKPQKSSIYKFLGWLFLGYFIGGIILAFNSKLIFDISLNIFYIVAVFILVSVVYSFITFNKNYLKTAIGLAVIYFIAVIFFSPLISYKSHRNLLGNVEEVDFTSQIQHIDLKQLPTIDKELAYKLADKKLGEIPSLGSQVTIGNLDLQNVHGQLYYVAPLEHSSLFKWFTNREGTPGYIKVSATNQSDVQLITEHDGKTLKIKYLESSYLFSDLNRAAYLRDIKVGHTDYTFELDDNERPYWVVTRYDNAIGMTEAKAIGTLIIDAQTGESQIYDIENTPKWVDRIQPNRYIKKYIDKWGELVHGVLNFSDKDKLKSTEGMNLIFNNDICYYYTGITSVGNDEGLVGFTLTNTRTGKTTMYKTAGATETASMQSAEGKVQQFGYKATFPYLINIQNEPTYFTTLKDSNGLVKQYAMINVKNYNIVGVGDSLQATLNKYLEGLTNTNISLEGASSEEVLEGEIERIGLVVKDGTSIYDIKLKGNDNIFSVSTETSREVALSSIGDKVIVKFIKVGEGKFVLTNSFENLNLKS from the coding sequence ATGGATAATATACGTGAATTCAAACCACAAAAAAGTTCAATTTATAAATTTTTAGGATGGCTATTTTTAGGCTATTTTATTGGGGGAATTATATTAGCTTTTAATAGTAAATTAATTTTTGACATAAGTTTAAATATATTTTATATAGTAGCAGTATTTATTTTAGTAAGTGTAGTGTATTCATTTATAACATTTAATAAGAATTATCTTAAAACGGCTATAGGCTTAGCAGTAATATATTTTATAGCAGTAATTTTCTTTAGCCCTTTAATTAGTTATAAGAGCCATAGGAATTTATTAGGAAATGTAGAAGAAGTAGATTTTACAAGTCAAATACAACACATAGATTTAAAGCAATTACCTACTATTGATAAAGAGCTTGCTTATAAATTAGCAGATAAAAAATTAGGTGAAATACCTAGTTTAGGTAGTCAAGTTACAATAGGTAATTTAGATTTACAAAATGTTCATGGGCAACTATATTATGTGGCACCATTAGAACATTCATCATTATTTAAATGGTTTACTAATAGAGAAGGAACTCCTGGATACATAAAGGTTAGCGCAACAAATCAAAGTGATGTGCAATTAATTACTGAACATGATGGAAAGACTTTAAAAATAAAATATCTAGAATCATCATATCTTTTTAGTGATTTAAATAGAGCTGCATATTTAAGAGATATAAAGGTTGGACATACTGATTATACTTTTGAGCTAGATGATAATGAAAGACCTTATTGGGTTGTAACTAGATATGATAATGCCATTGGAATGACAGAAGCAAAGGCAATAGGAACCTTAATTATAGATGCACAAACAGGTGAATCACAAATATATGATATAGAAAATACACCAAAATGGGTAGATAGAATTCAACCAAATAGATATATTAAAAAATATATAGATAAATGGGGTGAATTGGTACATGGAGTATTAAACTTTAGTGATAAAGATAAACTAAAAAGTACAGAGGGAATGAATTTAATATTTAATAATGATATTTGTTATTATTACACTGGTATAACTTCAGTTGGTAACGATGAAGGATTAGTAGGATTTACTTTAACAAATACAAGAACTGGAAAGACTACAATGTATAAAACAGCAGGAGCAACTGAAACAGCAAGTATGCAATCAGCAGAGGGAAAAGTTCAGCAATTTGGATATAAAGCTACATTTCCATATTTAATAAATATACAAAATGAACCTACTTATTTTACAACACTTAAAGATTCAAATGGTTTAGTTAAGCAATATGCCATGATTAATGTTAAAAATTATAATATAGTAGGAGTTGGCGATTCACTTCAAGCTACATTAAATAAATATTTAGAAGGCTTAACAAATACTAATATATCTTTAGAAGGTGCTAGTAGTGAAGAAGTTTTGGAGGGAGAAATAGAAAGAATAGGATTAGTAGTAAAAGATGGTACAAGTATTTACGATATAAAGTTAAAAGGAAATGATAATATTTTCTCGGTTTCAACTGAAACATCAAGAGAAGTAGCATTAAGTTCAATTGGAGATAAAGTTATAGTTAAGTTTATAAAGGTTGGAGAAGGTAAGTTTGTTTTAACAAATTCATTTGAAAATTTAAACTTAAAATCTTAA
- a CDS encoding L,D-transpeptidase, with translation MKYILKTPLRKIYRNISYKTNSIIRTFKEDPNYIETATRFINNNNFSSSTYYFIWVDTKNFKTNIFEGSKNNWKLVKSYLCSIGKPSTPTIKGNFVVGIKGLYFGVNHGYKCWYYTQINGNYLFHSIIYNLDGSIRDGRLGVAISDGCVRLAKENAKWIYDNIPRTTAIYIS, from the coding sequence ATGAAATATATTTTAAAAACCCCTTTAAGAAAAATCTACAGAAATATTTCTTATAAAACCAATTCTATAATAAGAACTTTTAAGGAAGATCCAAATTACATAGAAACGGCAACTAGATTTATTAATAATAATAATTTCAGTAGTAGCACTTACTATTTTATTTGGGTTGATACTAAAAATTTTAAAACAAATATCTTTGAAGGTTCAAAAAATAATTGGAAACTTGTAAAGAGTTACTTATGTAGTATAGGAAAACCCTCTACACCTACAATCAAAGGGAATTTTGTAGTAGGAATAAAAGGCCTTTATTTTGGAGTAAATCATGGTTATAAATGCTGGTACTACACTCAAATAAATGGAAATTATCTCTTTCATTCTATAATTTATAATTTAGATGGAAGCATAAGAGATGGACGACTAGGGGTTGCCATATCTGATGGATGTGTTAGATTAGCTAAGGAAAATGCAAAATGGATATACGATAATATACCTAGAACTACTGCAATATATATTTCCTGA
- a CDS encoding thioredoxin domain-containing protein, which yields MNLSNKNYNYLTNEKSPYLLQHANNPVNWYSWCDEAFKKAKEENKPIFLSIGYSTCHWCHVMAHESFEDDEVASILNKSFISIKVDREERPDIDSIYMTVCQRLTGSGGWPLTIFMTPDQKPFFAGTYFPKENKYGAIGFISLLQTISNKWSTSKDEIISSSDKIINSLQNDFDPTNNNEGLSKKALKDGFLLSSQLFEPKYGGFGPAPKFPTPHKLMFLLNFGIIENMVNPTEMVEKTLISMFRGGLYDHIGYGFSRYSTDNKWLIPHFEKMLYDNALLIMIYLDTYMITKNPLYKKVAINTLDFILRDMTNKDGGFYSALDADTDGEEGKFYTFTYKEIIELLGEEDGSYFCEYFNATEEGNFEGKNILNLLDNYNYNKEDKKIDILRKKVFDYRNKRNTLNKDDKVLTSWNALTIAALAKSYKVLNDENYLNAANKNLTFIKSKLTDKDGRLLARYRDGESKYNGYLDDYAYLIFALIELYEATLNICYLEDALKFTKDMVNLFWDNENFGFFLYGKDSENLIANPKEIYDGALPSGNSVASYILVKLSKITGDKTFIELANNQLNAFYLTVKEMPMAYTFYLTALLLELYDSKELICVAKDLNDVKELKNSLSNNFIPNLTVVLKTNENSEKLEELIPYLKNYDFKNETITYYLCENNKCSPPSNILPI from the coding sequence ATTAATTTGAGTAATAAGAATTATAATTATTTAACAAATGAAAAATCACCTTATTTACTTCAACATGCTAATAATCCAGTTAATTGGTATAGTTGGTGTGATGAAGCCTTTAAAAAAGCTAAAGAAGAAAATAAACCGATATTTCTTAGTATAGGTTATAGTACATGTCATTGGTGTCATGTAATGGCTCATGAAAGTTTTGAGGATGATGAAGTAGCTTCAATACTTAACAAAAGCTTTATTTCAATAAAAGTTGATAGAGAAGAACGTCCTGATATAGATAGTATATATATGACGGTATGTCAAAGGTTAACTGGTAGCGGTGGTTGGCCATTAACAATTTTTATGACTCCAGATCAAAAACCTTTTTTTGCTGGAACTTATTTCCCAAAAGAAAATAAATACGGCGCTATAGGGTTTATTAGCCTTCTTCAAACTATATCTAACAAATGGAGTACATCTAAAGATGAAATAATTTCTTCTAGTGATAAAATCATAAACTCATTACAAAATGACTTTGACCCTACAAATAACAATGAGGGTTTATCTAAAAAAGCTCTTAAAGATGGATTTTTACTTTCTAGCCAATTATTTGAACCTAAATATGGTGGCTTTGGTCCTGCTCCAAAATTCCCTACACCTCATAAATTAATGTTTCTTTTAAATTTTGGTATTATAGAAAATATGGTTAATCCTACAGAAATGGTTGAAAAAACATTAATATCAATGTTCAGAGGTGGATTATATGATCATATAGGGTATGGGTTTTCTCGATATTCAACTGATAATAAATGGCTAATTCCTCATTTTGAAAAAATGCTTTATGATAATGCATTGCTTATTATGATTTATTTGGATACTTATATGATTACTAAAAATCCACTTTACAAAAAGGTCGCTATTAATACTTTAGATTTCATACTACGTGATATGACTAATAAAGATGGTGGTTTTTATTCAGCATTAGATGCAGACACTGATGGAGAAGAAGGAAAATTCTACACTTTTACTTATAAAGAAATAATAGAGCTTTTAGGTGAAGAAGATGGTAGTTATTTCTGTGAATATTTTAATGCTACAGAAGAAGGTAATTTCGAAGGTAAAAACATATTAAATCTTTTAGATAACTATAATTATAACAAAGAAGACAAAAAAATAGATATCCTTAGAAAAAAAGTGTTTGATTATAGAAATAAAAGAAATACTCTAAATAAAGACGATAAAGTATTAACATCATGGAATGCTCTAACAATAGCTGCTTTAGCTAAAAGTTATAAGGTTTTAAATGATGAAAACTATTTAAATGCTGCCAATAAAAATTTAACTTTTATAAAATCTAAATTAACTGACAAAGATGGTAGATTATTAGCTAGGTATAGAGATGGCGAATCAAAATACAATGGTTATCTAGATGATTATGCTTATCTTATTTTTGCATTAATTGAATTATACGAAGCAACCCTTAATATATGTTATTTAGAAGATGCCCTTAAATTTACTAAAGATATGGTAAACTTATTTTGGGATAATGAAAACTTTGGATTCTTTCTTTATGGAAAAGACTCAGAAAATCTAATTGCTAATCCAAAAGAAATTTATGATGGCGCTCTTCCTTCTGGAAATTCTGTAGCTTCATATATTTTAGTAAAACTATCTAAAATTACAGGTGATAAAACCTTTATAGAACTAGCAAATAACCAGCTTAATGCCTTTTATTTAACTGTTAAAGAAATGCCTATGGCTTATACCTTTTATTTAACAGCATTACTTTTAGAACTATATGATTCTAAAGAATTAATTTGTGTAGCTAAAGACCTTAATGATGTTAAAGAATTAAAAAACTCATTATCAAATAACTTTATTCCAAACCTTACTGTGGTTTTAAAAACTAATGAAAATAGTGAAAAACTTGAAGAACTTATTCCTTATTTAAAAAACTATGATTTTAAAAATGAAACTATTACTTACTATCTGTGTGAAAATAATAAATGCTCTCCTCCATCTAACATATTACCAATTTAA
- the ytaF gene encoding sporulation membrane protein YtaF, with protein MLETLLLVLSVSIDSFVASIAYGTDKIKIPILSALIIDIVCSAMLGVSLLLGSLIKDYIPSTVAISISFLILFGLGVYRLFESIFKNYIKNKSNALKPLTFKMFDFNFVLQVYADETKADFDKSKILTSKEAFYLAFALSLDSLAVGFGSSLISVNYLQAIIFCLILGMMAILTGVYIGRKFIEKVDIDLSWLSGALLILLAIMRVI; from the coding sequence ATGTTAGAAACACTTTTATTAGTCCTATCAGTATCTATAGACTCTTTTGTAGCTAGCATAGCATATGGAACAGATAAAATTAAAATCCCAATTTTATCAGCTCTAATTATTGATATTGTCTGTTCTGCAATGCTTGGGGTTTCTCTTTTACTGGGTTCTTTAATAAAAGACTATATTCCTAGTACAGTTGCTATCAGTATTAGCTTTCTTATTTTATTTGGCCTTGGTGTCTATAGATTATTTGAATCCATATTTAAAAACTATATAAAAAATAAATCAAATGCTTTAAAACCATTAACATTCAAAATGTTTGATTTTAATTTTGTACTTCAAGTTTATGCAGATGAAACTAAAGCTGACTTTGATAAGTCAAAAATACTTACTTCTAAAGAAGCTTTTTATCTGGCTTTCGCACTTTCTCTTGATAGTTTAGCCGTAGGATTTGGTAGTAGTTTAATTAGTGTTAATTATCTTCAAGCTATAATCTTCTGCTTAATACTTGGCATGATGGCTATATTAACAGGTGTATATATTGGAAGAAAATTCATTGAAAAAGTTGATATTGATCTCTCTTGGTTATCCGGTGCATTATTAATTTTACTTGCCATAATGAGGGTAATATAA